TGTGTCTACATCGGGTAAGTTTTCGGTCTGTGGTGTGCGTGAACGCTGCGGGGGCTTCAAGCGGGTCTGTGCGAAGCGGACGTGTAGGTCTGCTTGACGGGCGGGGTGGTCTTGGCGTGCGGGGACCTCAAGCGTCAAGCCCCCCGCGACAGGTGTGTGTTTCATCAAAGTTTTCAAAGTGCCATAGGCATCTTGACTTTTGCGATTTTCTGCGGCACGTATGACGAAGGGGGTGTCTTTTGCTTGCGTGAAAAACTCATAAATATCAGCTTCACGGTCACAGACGGTGATCACCTCAACGCCTTCTGGGGTGCGAGTCTGCGTCTCTGAGAGTGCCTGAATCCACTTGTAGCTTTCTCTTTCTTGAAACGTTTTGGGTTTGCTATCTCGCGTATCGGACGCATCCCGCACCCAGACGTTATCTGTCAGACACCCCAGGGGCACCCCGGAACCCCTGACGGCTAAAGTCGTGTGTTTCACAAACCCCCGACGGTTCTGAGCCCGGGTGCGAATGGGACCTAAACCTTGTGTTGAAGGATGATCCGTGTAATCGAGATACGTTGTGTCTTGGATCGCAAACACACGCTCTTGGGACCGCATGCGTTGCGTCGTTTGCTGAAAGTGTGGGGCGAGGAGAGCCGCTTCTGACACTTTCTCATTATCAAAGAAACGATACGCCGCTTTGACGGCTGACCAATCTTGACACGCCGCACGGATCGCAGACACCGGATGAGCCGATA
This Candidatus Poribacteria bacterium DNA region includes the following protein-coding sequences:
- a CDS encoding IS4 family transposase encodes the protein MSSDSQAFEGSWRRQEFAGLDFKDTRLTERLIRIADALSAHPVSAIRAACQDWSAVKAAYRFFDNEKVSEAALLAPHFQQTTQRMRSQERVFAIQDTTYLDYTDHPSTQGLGPIRTRAQNRRGFVKHTTLAVRGSGVPLGCLTDNVWVRDASDTRDSKPKTFQERESYKWIQALSETQTRTPEGVEVITVCDREADIYEFFTQAKDTPFVIRAAENRKSQDAYGTLKTLMKHTPVAGGLTLEVPARQDHPARQADLHVRFAQTRLKPPQRSRTPQTENLPDVDTYIVEVREPNPPEGVPPLHWVLLTNVKVNTYAEALERIHWYTHRWHIEVYFKVLKSGTKVEQARLQTKDRLLRYIALVSVIAWRLYWLTLFNRHAPDTECTHILTENQWKALYATTHKTCTLPTQTPTVRQATVGIAKLGGFLGRKSDGMPGVTVLWRGWQRLTDISNTWSLFHQNSHKPTSETQH